Below is a genomic region from Candidatus Obscuribacterales bacterium.
GCCTGGGATCGCCTATAGTCGCCTGTAGTTGCCCGGACTAAGAAGGAGGGCGATCGCCATACAGCGACTGAAAAATAAAGTCGAGATCCAGGCTCCAAGATTGGGGATCCTCCTCTGAGCGAATCAGATGGATTTGGTCAATGAACTCTCGAAAATAGACCCGCCGCTCCGACTCCGATAGATCGTGCCAAAATTGGGGAATCGACAAGGTTTGGGCGATCGCCTTCAGATTCGCAGGCGGCAGTTGGGCCTGGCGATCGCGCAGAGCCGACAGTTCTGTTTTGAGCGTATAGCTGCGCAGACTAGCGGTTTGGTCATCGAGAATGCCCTGATCCACCAAGGTGGGCAAGCGCTGTAGAATGTCCTGCTTCACGGCAATCTGTCCACCAATCGCCTGCTGCAGTCCGTCGATGTCCGGCAACTCTAGGGCAGCGATCGCCTTGGGTAAATCCTGACAAATCCGCTGAATGGCCTGGTCTAACACATCCCCATAGGCAATGGCGCTGCACTTGAGCGATAGCCGCGGGCAAGCCATGGGGCGCAAATAGAGGTATTCCGTAGCGCTCTGTCGCCGGGTGACGCGGGTCACGGTCATTCCCGACTGGCAGGTCTGGCAGGTCACTAAGCCCGCCAGAGAACGGGGAGCGCTGGCGGTTTTGGGCGGCAAACGGCGATTGCGGCGCATGAGGCGATCAATTTGGGCTGCTTCATCGCGGGAGATCAGCGGCGCGTGGGTATCGGAGATTACATCACCGGTGTGGTACTGCAAATCACCGCGATAGATCGGACTGGTGAGCCAACGCCGCCCGGTGGATACCGAAAATTTCTTACCAAACTGTTGATTAATCTGACGAACACTGCCCCGCAGGGTGCCGTAGAGCAAAAAGTGTTCCACCAAGGCTTTGACAATAGGAGCTGTGCTGCGATCGATCACATAGCGATCCTTGCCGCGTCGGTAGCCATAGGGCGCTTTCCCAGGCGGCGGCAGGGCATTCACCCGATTTTTGGCATGGCCCCGCTGAATCGTTCGCCCGCGCTGCTGTTGCTGGAGCTGACGAAAGAGGTCGATCATCTGCGATCGCTCTAGGCTATCCGGATGGTGCGAATCATCGTCTAGGGGCGTGAGGGGA
It encodes:
- a CDS encoding recombinase family protein; amino-acid sequence: MTTAAYWYGDPYLDSAEQPDWPCPIDRLYQDWGDRLQLDQLFTDCRAGLIQSILVRRLGELGDSLAEVSDRLVVLEQLGIPLTPLDDDSHHPDSLERSQMIDLFRQLQQQQRGRTIQRGHAKNRVNALPPPGKAPYGYRRGKDRYVIDRSTAPIVKALVEHFLLYGTLRGSVRQINQQFGKKFSVSTGRRWLTSPIYRGDLQYHTGDVISDTHAPLISRDEAAQIDRLMRRNRRLPPKTASAPRSLAGLVTCQTCQSGMTVTRVTRRQSATEYLYLRPMACPRLSLKCSAIAYGDVLDQAIQRICQDLPKAIAALELPDIDGLQQAIGGQIAVKQDILQRLPTLVDQGILDDQTASLRSYTLKTELSALRDRQAQLPPANLKAIAQTLSIPQFWHDLSESERRVYFREFIDQIHLIRSEEDPQSWSLDLDFIFQSLYGDRPPS